A genomic stretch from Cloacibacterium caeni includes:
- a CDS encoding urocanate hydratase, with the protein MTFQQQIQQGIPTELPQPKPYETQINHAPKRKEILNEEEKKLALKNALRYFEPKFHAELLPEFREELEKYGRIYMYRFRPDYEMYARPISEYPGNSLQAKSIMLMIQNNLSYAVAQHPHELITYGGNGAVFQNWAQYLLTMKYLSEMTDEQTLVMYSGHPMGLFPSHKDAPRVVVTNGMVIPNYSKPDDWEKFNALGVSQYGQMTAGSYMYIGPQGIVHGTTITVLNAFRKIKKSSKGGLFVTSGLGGMSGAQPKAGNIAGCITVCAEVNPKITKIRHEQKWVDEIHENLDELVARVRKAQENEETVSLAYLGNVVEVWEKFDQENLKIDIGSDQTSLHNPWAGGYYPVGISFEESNRMMAENPELFKEKVQETLRKHAAAINKHTAKGTYFFDYGNAFLLECSRAGADVLSENPSLGREFKYPSYVQDIMGPMCFDYGFGPFRWVCTSGKPEDLQKTDDLACEVLEDIMRNSPSEIQQQMQDNITWIRGAQENNLVVGSQARILYADAEGRMKIAEAFNKAIKNGEIGPVVLGRDHHDVSGTDSPYRETSNIYDGSRFTADMAIHNVIGDSFRGATWVSIHNGGGVGWGEVINGGFGMLLDGTEDADRRLKSMLFWDVNNGISRRSWARNEGAIFAIKRAMEAEPNLKVTLPNFVDEDLFSLE; encoded by the coding sequence ATGACTTTCCAACAACAGATACAACAAGGAATTCCAACAGAACTTCCTCAACCAAAACCATACGAAACCCAAATCAACCACGCTCCGAAACGTAAGGAAATTCTCAATGAAGAAGAGAAAAAGTTAGCGCTAAAGAACGCTTTGCGCTATTTTGAACCAAAATTTCACGCAGAATTGTTGCCAGAATTTCGGGAAGAATTGGAGAAATATGGCAGAATTTATATGTATCGTTTTCGCCCAGATTACGAAATGTATGCAAGACCAATTTCAGAATATCCGGGGAATTCTTTACAGGCGAAATCTATCATGCTCATGATTCAAAATAATTTGAGTTATGCAGTTGCACAACATCCTCATGAACTGATTACTTACGGTGGAAATGGTGCGGTTTTTCAGAATTGGGCGCAATATCTTTTGACCATGAAATATTTGTCGGAAATGACAGATGAACAAACTTTGGTGATGTATTCTGGTCATCCTATGGGATTATTTCCAAGTCATAAAGATGCTCCGAGAGTTGTGGTAACCAACGGAATGGTGATACCTAATTATTCTAAACCTGATGATTGGGAGAAATTTAATGCTTTGGGCGTTTCTCAGTACGGACAAATGACGGCGGGAAGTTATATGTACATCGGTCCGCAAGGAATTGTGCACGGAACTACGATTACGGTTCTGAATGCTTTTAGAAAAATTAAAAAATCGTCAAAAGGTGGACTTTTTGTAACTTCTGGTTTAGGTGGAATGTCTGGAGCTCAACCAAAAGCAGGAAATATAGCGGGTTGCATCACGGTTTGTGCAGAAGTTAACCCGAAAATTACCAAAATTCGTCACGAACAAAAATGGGTTGATGAAATTCATGAAAATTTAGACGAATTGGTTGCTAGAGTGAGAAAAGCACAAGAAAATGAAGAAACTGTTTCTTTGGCTTATCTCGGAAATGTGGTGGAAGTTTGGGAGAAATTTGACCAAGAAAATTTAAAAATCGATATCGGAAGCGACCAAACATCGCTTCACAATCCTTGGGCCGGAGGTTATTATCCTGTCGGAATTTCGTTTGAAGAGTCTAATCGAATGATGGCGGAAAATCCAGAATTATTCAAGGAAAAAGTTCAGGAAACTTTAAGAAAACACGCTGCTGCCATCAATAAACATACCGCAAAAGGTACTTATTTCTTCGATTATGGAAACGCTTTTCTATTAGAATGTTCAAGAGCAGGAGCAGACGTCTTGTCAGAAAATCCTAGCTTGGGAAGAGAGTTTAAATATCCTTCTTACGTTCAAGACATTATGGGACCAATGTGTTTCGATTATGGTTTCGGGCCGTTTCGTTGGGTGTGTACCAGCGGAAAACCTGAAGATTTACAAAAAACAGACGATTTGGCTTGCGAAGTTTTAGAAGATATCATGAGAAATTCTCCTTCCGAAATTCAACAACAAATGCAGGACAATATTACTTGGATTAGAGGAGCGCAAGAAAATAATTTGGTAGTAGGTTCACAAGCCAGAATTCTCTATGCTGATGCAGAAGGAAGAATGAAAATTGCAGAAGCCTTTAACAAAGCTATCAAAAATGGAGAAATCGGACCTGTAGTTTTGGGAAGAGATCATCATGATGTTTCGGGAACAGATTCGCCTTACAGAGAAACTTCTAATATTTATGACGGAAGCCGTTTTACAGCAGATATGGCAATTCATAATGTAATTGGCGATAGTTTCCGAGGTGCAACTTGGGTTTCTATTCACAATGGAGGTGGAGTTGGTTGGGGAGAAGTGATTAATGGCGGTTTCGGAATGCTATTAGATGGAACCGAAGATGCAGACAGAAGATTAAAATCAATGCTTTTTTGGGATGTAAACAACGGAATTTCCAGAAGAAGTTGGGCAAGAAACGAAGGAGCAATCTTTGCCATAAAACGCGCAATGGAAGCAGAACCAAATTTGAAAGTGACTTTGCCGAATTTTGTGGATGAAGATTTGTTTTCCTTGGAATAA
- a CDS encoding nitroreductase family protein, protein MMKTFEDIVHYRRSVRHYQNVEIDAEKVKNCIELATLSPNSSNMQLWEFYHVTEPEILKKLAVACLSQEAATTAKQMVVFVTRQDLHRKRAEKMAELETQNVLKNTPPEKQEKRIKRWQMYYGKVMPFLYSKFLGILGIFRKILVNVIGVFRPITYQVSENDAKVVVHKTCALAAQTFMLAMSNEGYDTCPMEGFDSRRVKKILNLPFGAEVNMIVSCGIRDEKGVWGDRMRVDFEEVYKRL, encoded by the coding sequence ATGATGAAAACTTTTGAAGATATCGTTCATTACCGCCGTTCTGTAAGGCATTATCAAAATGTAGAAATAGATGCAGAAAAGGTGAAAAATTGTATAGAATTGGCTACTTTATCGCCCAATTCTTCTAACATGCAATTGTGGGAGTTTTACCACGTTACTGAGCCAGAAATTTTAAAAAAATTGGCGGTGGCTTGTTTAAGTCAGGAAGCAGCAACTACTGCAAAGCAAATGGTGGTTTTTGTGACGAGACAAGATTTGCACAGAAAAAGAGCCGAAAAAATGGCAGAACTTGAAACGCAAAACGTTTTGAAAAATACGCCTCCCGAAAAACAAGAAAAGCGAATCAAGCGTTGGCAAATGTATTACGGAAAAGTAATGCCGTTTTTGTATTCTAAATTTCTAGGAATTCTGGGAATTTTTAGAAAAATTTTAGTCAATGTGATTGGTGTTTTCAGACCAATTACCTATCAAGTTTCAGAAAATGATGCGAAAGTAGTAGTACATAAAACGTGTGCTTTGGCGGCGCAAACCTTCATGTTAGCGATGAGCAATGAAGGTTATGATACTTGTCCGATGGAAGGTTTTGACAGCAGAAGAGTGAAAAAAATCCTCAATTTACCTTTTGGTGCAGAAGTGAACATGATTGTCTCATGCGGAATAAGAGATGAAAAAGGAGTTTGGGGCGATAGAATGAGAGTGGATTTTGAAGAGGTTTATAAAAGATTATAA
- a CDS encoding Gfo/Idh/MocA family protein, which translates to MLKAGLVGAGHLGKIHLRLLNQSDKYELVGFHDKDVENGKKLEAEFGYKYFENFDDLLAEIDMLDIVTPTVYHYDYAMKAIERGLHFFIEKPVTQTLKQAEEILYKCRENGIKAQVGHVERYNPAFIATKDFIQNPMFIEIHRLAEFNPRGTDVSVVLDLMIHDLDILLSIVKSKVKNIHASGVCVVSKTPDICNARIEFENGCVANLTTSRISMKAMRKSRFFQQDAYISVDFLEKKAEVIRMKEAPEHPTDFDMIIENADGEKSQILFEYPNIQPNNAILDELNSFADAINENREVEVSLEDGTEALKVALEIMKLIS; encoded by the coding sequence ATGTTAAAGGCAGGTTTAGTAGGTGCTGGTCACCTTGGAAAAATTCACTTAAGACTTCTTAATCAATCTGATAAATATGAACTCGTAGGTTTTCACGACAAAGATGTAGAAAACGGAAAAAAACTAGAAGCAGAGTTCGGATACAAATATTTTGAAAATTTTGATGATTTATTGGCGGAAATAGACATGTTAGACATTGTTACGCCTACTGTTTATCATTACGATTACGCCATGAAAGCCATAGAAAGAGGGCTTCATTTTTTTATAGAAAAACCAGTAACCCAAACGCTGAAACAAGCAGAAGAAATTCTCTATAAATGCAGAGAAAACGGTATAAAAGCACAAGTAGGTCACGTAGAAAGATACAATCCAGCGTTTATCGCTACCAAAGATTTCATCCAAAATCCTATGTTTATCGAAATTCACCGATTGGCAGAATTTAATCCGAGAGGAACTGATGTTTCGGTGGTTCTGGATTTGATGATTCACGATTTAGACATTTTACTTTCTATTGTAAAATCTAAGGTGAAAAACATTCACGCAAGTGGTGTTTGCGTGGTTTCTAAAACACCAGATATTTGCAACGCGAGAATTGAATTTGAAAATGGCTGCGTAGCGAATCTTACCACTTCTAGAATTTCGATGAAAGCGATGAGAAAATCTAGATTTTTCCAACAAGATGCTTATATTTCTGTAGATTTCTTGGAGAAAAAAGCGGAAGTCATCAGAATGAAAGAAGCGCCAGAACATCCTACCGATTTTGACATGATTATCGAAAATGCAGATGGTGAAAAATCTCAAATTTTATTTGAATATCCAAACATTCAACCGAATAATGCTATTTTAGACGAACTGAATTCTTTTGCTGATGCGATTAATGAAAACCGTGAAGTAGAAGTTTCATTAGAAGACGGAACAGAAGCGCTGAAAGTAGCTTTGGAGATTATGAAGTTGATTTCTTAA
- a CDS encoding META domain-containing protein: protein MKKIFWALVISTTVISCATISKIGSKQESVANTKWTLVDNNFSGAKAPTLVIEGKRITGNGGCNNYFSDVVITASTGTFDVGNIGATKMACDNMMTEQSYFTVLEQVNKYVVNEGYLELYKDNLLLLKFKKQ, encoded by the coding sequence ATGAAAAAAATATTTTGGGCACTTGTGATTTCTACAACTGTGATTTCATGTGCTACAATTTCTAAAATTGGTTCTAAACAAGAATCTGTAGCCAATACAAAATGGACTTTGGTAGATAATAATTTTTCAGGAGCGAAAGCACCTACTTTAGTGATAGAAGGAAAGAGAATTACAGGAAACGGAGGTTGTAATAACTATTTTTCTGATGTGGTGATTACCGCTTCAACTGGAACTTTTGATGTGGGAAATATCGGAGCTACTAAAATGGCTTGTGATAATATGATGACTGAGCAAAGTTATTTCACAGTGTTAGAACAAGTGAATAAATATGTAGTCAATGAAGGTTATTTAGAACTTTATAAAGATAATTTATTGCTATTGAAATTTAAGAAACAATAA
- a CDS encoding fasciclin domain-containing protein: MKNLIKKIGLVLLGTFVLTSCSDDDDNYDKNVYNIVAKDADFSNLKAAIDKAGLATTLQSSGTFTVFAPSNAAFTAFLQANGFASLEQVPTATLKEILLNHVLSTEVKAAQVTTGYVSTLAKGAASSSRNLSMYINTSNGVKINGVSNVTKTDIDATNGVIHKVDAVIGLPTIVTHATANPNFTTLVAALTRNDMPNFVSILSGTANSPFTVFAPTNTAFSGLLTELNLSGLSAIPQATLENTLKYHVVAGANVASTDLTNNMMVTTFQGGKFTITTTGGSKITDAKNRVSNIVATDVQCSNGIIHVIDKVILP; encoded by the coding sequence ATGAAAAATCTAATTAAAAAAATTGGTCTTGTTCTTTTAGGAACATTTGTTTTAACTTCTTGTTCTGATGACGATGATAATTATGACAAAAATGTATACAATATTGTAGCAAAAGATGCAGATTTCTCTAATCTAAAAGCGGCAATAGATAAAGCAGGTTTAGCAACTACTTTACAATCTAGCGGAACATTTACTGTTTTTGCACCTTCTAATGCTGCTTTCACGGCTTTTCTTCAAGCAAATGGTTTTGCTTCTTTAGAACAAGTTCCAACTGCTACATTAAAAGAAATTTTATTAAATCACGTTCTTTCTACTGAAGTTAAAGCTGCGCAGGTTACTACAGGTTATGTTTCTACTTTAGCAAAAGGTGCTGCTTCTAGTTCTAGAAACTTAAGTATGTACATTAACACTTCTAATGGTGTTAAAATCAATGGCGTTTCAAACGTTACCAAAACAGATATTGATGCAACCAATGGTGTTATTCACAAAGTAGATGCAGTAATTGGTTTGCCAACTATCGTAACTCACGCTACTGCAAATCCTAATTTCACCACTTTAGTTGCTGCTTTAACTAGAAATGATATGCCGAATTTTGTAAGCATTCTAAGCGGAACTGCTAATTCACCATTCACTGTTTTTGCTCCTACCAATACTGCTTTTTCTGGATTGTTGACGGAACTTAATCTTTCTGGTTTGAGTGCTATTCCACAAGCTACTTTAGAAAATACTTTGAAATATCACGTAGTTGCAGGTGCTAATGTAGCTTCTACAGATTTAACCAATAATATGATGGTTACTACCTTCCAAGGTGGAAAATTTACCATAACCACAACTGGTGGTTCAAAAATTACCGATGCCAAAAATAGAGTTTCTAATATTGTGGCTACGGATGTACAATGCTCTAATGGAATTATTCATGTGATTGACAAGGTCATTCTTCCATAA
- a CDS encoding protein-L-isoaspartate(D-aspartate) O-methyltransferase, whose amino-acid sequence MQDSFVHKGKRKILVEYLREKIGISDENVLKAMNEVPRHLFLESVFEDFAYEDRAFPIAANQTISHPSTVAEQTELLEVQEKEKILEIGTGCGYQTAVLVNMNAFVYTVERQKDLHDFAQKKLREMHLRPKFQSFGDGFLGLPTFAPFDKILVTCGAEILPIELLKQLKIGGKMVIPMGKTDEQILYRFTKISEKEFEKEEFGAYKFVPMLQDRNK is encoded by the coding sequence ATGCAGGACTCATTTGTACATAAAGGAAAACGTAAAATTTTAGTAGAATATCTACGCGAAAAAATTGGAATTTCAGATGAAAATGTGTTAAAAGCCATGAATGAAGTTCCGCGTCATCTTTTTTTAGAAAGTGTTTTTGAGGATTTTGCTTATGAAGACAGGGCATTTCCTATTGCGGCCAATCAAACCATTTCGCATCCTTCTACTGTTGCCGAACAAACCGAATTATTAGAAGTTCAGGAAAAGGAAAAAATTCTGGAAATTGGTACAGGTTGCGGTTATCAAACTGCAGTTTTGGTCAATATGAATGCTTTTGTTTACACCGTAGAAAGACAAAAAGATTTGCACGATTTTGCACAGAAAAAACTCCGTGAAATGCATCTTCGTCCGAAATTTCAAAGTTTTGGAGATGGATTTTTAGGTTTGCCCACTTTTGCGCCTTTTGATAAAATTTTGGTGACTTGTGGTGCAGAAATTCTTCCCATAGAACTGTTGAAACAGCTCAAAATAGGAGGGAAAATGGTCATTCCTATGGGAAAAACAGACGAACAAATTCTCTATAGATTTACCAAAATTTCTGAAAAAGAATTTGAAAAAGAAGAATTCGGAGCGTATAAATTCGTGCCGATGTTGCAGGATAGAAATAAATAA
- a CDS encoding 3-hydroxybutyryl-CoA dehydrogenase: protein MKNIVVIGAGTMGNGIAHTFAQTGFKVNLVDVKQENLDRALSIISKNLDRIIAKGNLTEEQKAETLGNITTFTALSDACGNADLIVEAATENQDLKLKIFKQMDELAPENCILATNTSSISITKIASATKRPEKVIGMHFMNPVPIMKLVEIIKGYSTSKETFDAIFEMSKTLGKVPVEVNDYPGFVANRILMPMINEAIETLYNGVAGVEEIDTVMKLGMAHPMGPLQLADFIGLDVCLAILNVMYDGFKNPKYAPNPLLVNMVMAGKMGVKSGEGFYDYSESKKAEKVAKMFAK from the coding sequence ATGAAGAACATCGTTGTAATCGGAGCTGGAACCATGGGAAACGGAATTGCCCATACTTTTGCTCAAACTGGTTTTAAAGTAAATTTGGTAGATGTAAAACAAGAGAATTTAGATAGAGCACTTTCTATTATTTCAAAAAATCTTGACAGAATTATTGCCAAAGGAAACCTTACCGAAGAACAAAAAGCAGAAACTCTTGGAAACATTACTACTTTCACAGCGCTTTCTGATGCTTGCGGAAACGCAGATTTAATCGTAGAAGCAGCAACAGAAAACCAAGATTTGAAGTTGAAAATTTTCAAGCAAATGGATGAATTGGCGCCAGAAAATTGTATTCTCGCCACCAATACTTCATCTATTTCTATCACTAAAATTGCTTCGGCTACAAAACGCCCAGAAAAAGTAATCGGAATGCACTTTATGAATCCAGTTCCGATTATGAAATTGGTAGAAATCATTAAAGGCTACTCTACTTCTAAAGAAACTTTTGATGCCATTTTTGAAATGTCTAAAACTTTAGGAAAAGTTCCTGTAGAAGTGAATGATTATCCAGGTTTTGTGGCGAATAGAATTCTTATGCCAATGATTAACGAAGCGATTGAAACACTTTACAACGGAGTTGCTGGTGTAGAAGAAATTGACACCGTAATGAAATTGGGAATGGCTCATCCAATGGGACCGCTTCAGTTGGCAGATTTCATAGGATTAGACGTTTGTTTGGCGATTCTCAATGTTATGTATGATGGTTTCAAAAACCCGAAATACGCTCCAAATCCATTATTAGTGAATATGGTAATGGCTGGAAAAATGGGTGTAAAATCAGGTGAAGGCTTTTACGATTATTCAGAATCTAAAAAAGCAGAAAAAGTAGCGAAAATGTTTGCGAAATAA
- the pheT gene encoding phenylalanine--tRNA ligase subunit beta, with protein sequence MKISNNWLKDFIKTDLATDKIGAFLTDIGLEVEGIEQFESVKGSLEGIVVGKVLTCEQHPNADKLKKTTVDIGGGQILEIVCGAPNVAAGQTVPVAVIGTKIYAKDGSAFEMKEVKIRGEKSQGMICAEDELGLSDDHGGIMVLDEEIYQVGEPFAKYFNLTNDEVYEIGLTPNRTDAMSHYGVARDLHAFLSTNGLKSEFEKVSTALVNTEGEHGFELEVEDEALCPRYIGAVIENVKISESPEWLKDRLKAIGLSPINNVVDITNYILHGFGQPLHAFDADKIAGKKVKVGVNDAGTKFVTLDGVERTLNGSEIMIKDGNNKPMCIGGVFGGNDSGVSESTTTIFLESAYFNPVAIRKAAKAHGLNTDASFRFERGVDPNNTRTTITHAIKMIEEIAGGKKVGNLLEFYPKKIEDTKVIFRYSQLDKILGIKIHREKVKEILKSLEISVLNDIPDGLELSVPAYRADVTREIDVIEEILRIYGYNKVDAPQKIAFTPVKLSVNDQDELENSWARTLQSNGFNEVMNNSLTSVKDETNAVRLLNPLSGDLAFMRKSLLEGLLGNAVYNINRKNPDIKFFELGKIYHKFESSEAYLDQREKKYEERKQLALLTTGRTYAENWLMPKSASDFYMLKAYVKVLLDRLNLVTEEKSLEDERFGDALEITANGKTIARLGKVSPKLLKDFDIDQDCFYAEIELETCQALRKIDNFKFVDIPKFNKIRRDLALLVDKDVSYADLYASARKNKSKFLKNINLFDVYEGKNLPVGKKSYAMSFELLNEEKTLEDKEITEVMNSLIKNFQKEFSAELR encoded by the coding sequence ATGAAAATCTCAAACAATTGGTTAAAAGACTTTATCAAAACAGATTTAGCAACAGATAAAATTGGTGCTTTTCTTACCGATATTGGTCTTGAAGTAGAAGGAATAGAACAATTTGAATCTGTAAAAGGCAGTTTAGAAGGAATCGTAGTAGGTAAAGTTTTGACTTGCGAACAACATCCTAATGCAGATAAACTCAAAAAAACTACTGTAGATATTGGTGGTGGCCAAATTTTAGAAATTGTTTGTGGCGCTCCTAATGTTGCTGCTGGTCAAACCGTTCCTGTTGCTGTAATTGGTACTAAAATTTATGCTAAAGACGGCAGTGCTTTCGAAATGAAAGAAGTAAAAATTCGTGGAGAAAAATCTCAAGGAATGATTTGTGCAGAAGATGAGTTAGGACTTTCAGACGATCACGGCGGAATTATGGTTCTAGACGAAGAAATCTACCAAGTAGGAGAACCTTTTGCAAAATATTTTAATTTAACCAATGATGAGGTTTACGAAATCGGCTTAACACCAAACAGAACAGACGCAATGTCTCACTATGGTGTTGCAAGAGATTTACATGCTTTTCTTTCAACCAATGGTTTAAAATCTGAATTCGAGAAAGTTTCTACAGCTTTAGTGAATACAGAAGGAGAACATGGTTTTGAATTAGAAGTAGAAGATGAAGCATTATGCCCAAGATATATTGGTGCTGTAATCGAAAATGTAAAAATTTCAGAATCTCCAGAATGGTTGAAAGACAGATTAAAAGCCATCGGTCTTTCGCCAATTAATAATGTAGTAGACATTACCAATTATATTTTACATGGTTTTGGTCAACCACTTCATGCTTTTGATGCAGATAAAATTGCTGGTAAAAAAGTAAAAGTAGGCGTAAATGATGCAGGAACTAAGTTTGTAACTCTTGATGGAGTAGAAAGAACGCTTAATGGTTCAGAAATCATGATTAAAGACGGAAACAACAAGCCAATGTGTATTGGTGGGGTTTTCGGAGGAAATGACAGTGGCGTTTCTGAATCTACTACCACAATTTTCTTAGAGTCTGCTTACTTCAATCCAGTCGCGATTAGAAAAGCGGCTAAAGCTCATGGTTTAAATACTGATGCTTCTTTCCGTTTCGAACGTGGAGTAGACCCTAACAATACCAGAACTACGATTACTCATGCCATCAAAATGATTGAAGAAATTGCAGGTGGTAAAAAAGTAGGAAATCTTTTAGAATTTTATCCTAAAAAAATAGAAGACACTAAAGTTATTTTTAGATATTCTCAACTTGATAAAATTTTAGGAATTAAAATTCACAGAGAGAAAGTAAAAGAAATTTTAAAATCTCTAGAAATTTCTGTTCTTAATGATATTCCAGACGGTTTAGAATTGTCGGTTCCGGCTTACAGAGCAGATGTGACCAGAGAAATAGACGTAATAGAAGAAATTCTGAGAATTTACGGCTATAATAAAGTAGATGCGCCTCAAAAAATAGCATTTACTCCAGTAAAACTAAGTGTAAATGACCAAGATGAATTAGAAAATTCTTGGGCAAGAACGCTTCAGAGCAATGGTTTTAATGAAGTGATGAACAATTCATTAACCAGCGTAAAAGATGAAACTAACGCTGTAAGACTTTTAAATCCTTTGAGTGGAGATTTAGCTTTTATGAGAAAATCTTTATTAGAAGGGCTTTTAGGAAATGCAGTTTACAATATCAACCGTAAAAATCCAGACATCAAATTCTTTGAATTGGGTAAAATTTATCACAAATTCGAATCAAGCGAAGCGTATCTTGACCAAAGGGAAAAAAAGTATGAAGAAAGAAAACAATTAGCATTGCTTACAACGGGTAGAACGTATGCAGAAAACTGGTTGATGCCAAAATCTGCCTCTGATTTTTACATGTTAAAAGCTTATGTAAAAGTACTTCTTGATAGATTAAATCTAGTTACAGAAGAAAAATCTTTAGAAGATGAAAGATTCGGTGATGCTTTAGAAATTACAGCAAACGGAAAAACCATTGCCAGACTAGGAAAAGTGTCTCCTAAACTGTTAAAAGACTTTGATATAGACCAAGATTGCTTCTATGCAGAAATAGAGTTAGAAACTTGTCAAGCGCTTAGAAAAATAGATAATTTCAAATTCGTAGATATTCCGAAATTCAATAAAATCAGAAGAGATTTAGCGCTATTGGTAGATAAAGATGTTTCTTATGCAGATTTATATGCTTCGGCAAGAAAAAATAAATCTAAATTTTTGAAAAATATCAATCTATTTGATGTTTACGAAGGCAAAAACTTACCAGTAGGCAAGAAATCTTACGCGATGAGTTTCGAATTGTTAAACGAGGAAAAAACCTTAGAAGACAAAGAAATTACAGAAGTAATGAACTCGCTGATTAAGAATTTCCAAAAAGAATTCAGCGCAGAATTAAGATAA
- the bla gene encoding class A beta-lactamase, subclass A2 — MKKLTILFLLISIFNCAQKAELKKEISKITEGKKATVAVSVLGIDFPFQYNNNNAEKKLPMQSVFKYHIALAVLDLVDQGKLSLDQKVFIKKSELLPQTWSPIREKNPEGNFEMLISELIEYTVAMSDNVGCDVLLRLIGGPKVVHDFLISKGVKDTQIVYNEEIMQSEWKNQYENYTTMKSATKLLKDFYQGKILSKKSTEFLLAVMYRTSTGLNKIVEQLPKSAKVAHKTGSSGHNDEGLIGAENDIAIITLPNGKTYAIAIFVSDSTESYDVTCKLISDISKVVFENLEK, encoded by the coding sequence ATGAAAAAACTCACCATACTTTTTCTACTCATCTCCATTTTTAATTGCGCACAAAAAGCCGAACTGAAAAAAGAAATTTCTAAAATTACCGAAGGGAAAAAAGCTACAGTTGCGGTTTCTGTTTTGGGAATAGATTTTCCATTTCAATACAACAACAATAATGCGGAGAAAAAACTTCCGATGCAAAGTGTTTTTAAATATCATATTGCTTTGGCGGTTTTGGATTTGGTAGATCAAGGCAAACTTTCTCTCGACCAAAAAGTGTTTATCAAAAAATCTGAATTGTTGCCTCAAACTTGGAGTCCAATTCGTGAGAAAAATCCGGAAGGAAATTTTGAAATGCTTATTTCTGAACTCATAGAATATACCGTTGCAATGAGCGACAATGTTGGTTGCGATGTTCTTTTACGATTGATTGGTGGACCAAAAGTAGTTCATGATTTTCTGATTTCTAAAGGTGTAAAAGACACGCAAATTGTTTATAATGAAGAGATTATGCAAAGTGAATGGAAAAACCAATACGAAAATTACACCACGATGAAATCTGCCACGAAATTGTTGAAGGATTTCTACCAAGGAAAAATTTTGTCTAAAAAATCTACAGAATTTTTGTTGGCTGTGATGTACAGAACTTCTACAGGTTTAAATAAAATTGTAGAACAATTGCCAAAATCTGCAAAAGTAGCGCACAAAACAGGTTCTTCTGGACACAATGACGAAGGTTTAATTGGCGCAGAAAACGACATTGCCATCATTACTTTACCCAACGGAAAAACCTATGCAATTGCAATTTTTGTAAGTGATTCTACCGAAAGTTATGATGTAACGTGTAAATTGATTTCGGATATTTCTAAAGTGGTTTTTGAGAATTTAGAAAAGTAG